In Deinococcota bacterium, the genomic window GTAACCCGATGCAGCTCCTCAAGGGGCGCGGGCGGGGCCTCGGCGACGTCTACTGACCCGCTTACCTTACGCAAGCCCTGCTATAGCCTTGAGGCGTCTTAGTTCGTCGAAAGATGCCTGAAGGGCTTTGAGGTAGAGTTTCGAGCGCAAAGCGAAGTGGTTGAGTTTGACTTCGACCCGCATCACTTCAAGCTTTACAAAGGCGTAGATAGAAGCGAAAAC contains:
- a CDS encoding IS701 family transposase — encoded protein: VFASIYAFVKLEVMRVEVKLNHFALRSKLYLKALQASFDELRRLKAIAGLA